The following proteins are co-located in the Sporolactobacillus pectinivorans genome:
- a CDS encoding BglG family transcription antiterminator, which produces MFITNREKTIIELLIKTGGRHTSLSIATYLQVSVRTVHRDLKKIEKTLNHFDLRLVQKDNDSLHIEGPDKAVFSLAQTLSKLEPLDLSMKERKLLLLLQLSKTNEPVKTGPLAKDLGISVTTMQTYLDDLADWIEDFEVTINRKRGVGILLDGSESAKRKALANFYLLFFNEEMIEAIFQLSRPIPAEERQILHYFKQDYLWEIDQAIKQNIGSMYTELADSDYVGFLIQFCITVQRYESGFALENSLLIDPPGSGQQEGLPIVEKISQIISKHLSVELPEPEKNFLAMILKGSRLQNAESVYFDSVITGRTIKKLILQISKQLNVDLTGDFSLFQGLMAHLEPSLFRIRKNLAAYNPLTEQVKAQYPALFAVMANCLKQVFTNIDFPDDEIAYVVLHFESALEQRRQDEEVRVLVVCPTGIGASKMLATRLNKEFPEFSSVSIASISAMHQTDLTTYDLILSTVHLPKQSIPCVFVNPLLSKENIEDIHSVLQSLTSRRKTMPTAFSGTAGSDVQQSPKNHASSLKRFLDELDLVRLSIQEILDHFSVQPMQHAEKMQEVIRSATDHLFNQSLVGDPDTVYQKLIAREKLAGLAIPDTNMALFHCTDPSIQTIIFQIVHSDCQFVMRGMDGSKLAVSNFLILLAPEPMDTVRREVIGTISSSFVEDRESTLIFASANEKIIHSKLEDIFYRFLVNKFSKD; this is translated from the coding sequence ATGTTTATTACCAATAGAGAAAAAACCATAATCGAACTGCTGATCAAAACCGGCGGCAGGCATACCTCATTATCCATAGCTACCTATCTGCAGGTCAGTGTGCGTACGGTTCATCGCGACCTGAAAAAAATAGAGAAAACACTGAATCACTTTGACCTCAGACTGGTACAGAAAGACAACGACAGCCTTCATATTGAGGGACCGGACAAAGCCGTTTTCAGCCTGGCGCAAACGTTGTCAAAGCTTGAGCCGCTGGATCTTTCCATGAAAGAGCGAAAACTCTTGCTATTGCTTCAATTGTCAAAAACAAATGAACCGGTTAAAACGGGTCCGCTGGCCAAGGACCTCGGTATTTCGGTCACCACGATGCAGACCTATCTGGATGATCTGGCAGACTGGATTGAAGATTTTGAGGTCACGATCAACAGGAAACGAGGCGTCGGTATTCTTCTGGATGGTTCCGAAAGTGCCAAACGGAAAGCACTCGCCAATTTCTACCTCCTTTTTTTTAATGAAGAGATGATTGAAGCTATTTTTCAACTTTCCAGGCCTATACCCGCGGAAGAACGGCAAATTCTTCATTATTTCAAACAGGATTATCTGTGGGAAATCGATCAGGCGATCAAGCAAAATATCGGTTCCATGTACACTGAATTAGCAGACAGCGACTATGTCGGATTTCTGATCCAGTTCTGCATCACTGTGCAGAGATATGAATCGGGATTTGCCCTGGAAAACAGTCTTCTGATCGATCCACCCGGATCTGGACAACAAGAAGGCCTTCCTATCGTTGAAAAAATCAGCCAGATTATCAGTAAACATCTGTCCGTTGAGCTGCCGGAGCCGGAAAAGAATTTTCTGGCGATGATTCTTAAGGGTTCCAGACTTCAGAATGCTGAATCGGTCTATTTTGACAGTGTGATCACAGGAAGAACGATCAAAAAACTGATTTTGCAGATTTCAAAACAATTGAATGTTGACTTGACGGGTGACTTTTCCCTATTCCAGGGCTTAATGGCACATCTCGAACCGTCTTTGTTCCGGATTAGAAAGAACTTAGCAGCTTACAATCCGCTGACGGAGCAGGTGAAGGCGCAGTATCCTGCCTTGTTCGCCGTAATGGCCAACTGCCTGAAACAGGTTTTTACAAATATCGATTTCCCGGATGATGAAATCGCCTATGTTGTCCTCCATTTTGAATCGGCTCTGGAGCAGAGAAGGCAAGATGAAGAGGTACGCGTACTTGTTGTCTGCCCGACGGGAATCGGTGCATCCAAGATGCTGGCCACTCGGCTGAATAAGGAATTTCCTGAATTCTCATCGGTGTCGATCGCTTCAATCAGTGCCATGCATCAAACGGATCTGACAACCTATGATCTGATCCTGTCGACGGTACATCTGCCGAAGCAAAGCATTCCGTGCGTCTTTGTCAATCCGCTTCTGAGCAAAGAAAACATAGAGGATATTCATTCTGTGCTGCAGAGCTTGACATCTCGCAGGAAAACGATGCCTACCGCTTTTTCCGGAACCGCCGGGTCTGATGTACAGCAGAGTCCGAAAAATCATGCATCTTCATTGAAAAGATTTCTTGATGAGCTTGACCTTGTCCGTTTGTCGATTCAGGAGATTCTGGATCATTTTTCAGTGCAGCCAATGCAGCACGCTGAAAAGATGCAAGAAGTGATTCGATCAGCCACCGATCATCTTTTCAATCAATCTCTCGTTGGCGATCCGGATACGGTATATCAGAAATTAATCGCCCGTGAAAAACTGGCGGGGCTGGCCATTCCAGACACGAATATGGCGCTGTTTCATTGCACGGACCCATCAATTCAAACGATTATTTTTCAGATTGTCCATTCGGATTGCCAATTTGTAATGAGGGGAATGGATGGGTCGAAACTGGCTGTCAGTAATTTTTTGATTTTACTGGCACCCGAGCCGATGGATACGGTTCGCCGGGAAGTAATTGGAACCATCAGCTCCTCATTTGTCGAAGACAGGGAGAGCACACTGATTTTTGCTTCGGCTAATGAAAAAATCATTCATTCAAAGTTGGAAGATATTTTCTATAGATTTTTAGTAAATAAATTTTCGAAGGACTGA
- a CDS encoding NAD(P)/FAD-dependent oxidoreductase, protein MADYPMLFKPLIIKRMTIKNRIVMSPMGTNFAKLDGSMSDDHLSYYKDRARGGTGLIILENVCLDFPMGSNGTTQLRMDNDQFIPGLYKFTETMHAYGACVSVQINHAGASAYPGRLNGIQPVSASTIPSKSGGAVPRSLTKDEILEIVKKYGEAAHRAQRAGFDCIEIHAGHSYLLSQFLSPVYNQRTDEFGGNPENRSRFTRLVINEVRRQVGPHFPIALRFGAEEFVEGGNTLEDTLELLEFLTDEIDILNVSAALNDSIQYQIDEMSLEDGWRAYMAEAVKKKFNKITVTSGNIRTPGIAEKIIESGQADLIAIGRGLLAEPYWVNKVRYGQEMLMRKCISCNIGCADNRIAQSKPIRCTINPDLIHGDDYKQYQVSRPVRVTVIGGGTAGLEAACTAAEVGCDVHLFEAKSYLGGLAREISRLPDKRRIADFPDYLEKRADRLPNLTVSLNTRADLEAIKQTRPDIVVTASGAKPLLPPIPGLHEELGKNDRHIFSVFDLLADLPKFSLFEGKTIVIVGGGAVGLDVAEYFAKRGAGSVSIIEMLPVLGKDLDLVTRVSMMAMLEKYKVNQHKETALVKVKADHFNVKKGSEETQIPFDYGFICLGMRSFNPLADELGTYCRGNRIESVTIGDSKAARRLINGTREARDILKTIKKVDALKTGSPVAI, encoded by the coding sequence ATGGCAGATTATCCGATGTTATTCAAGCCGCTTATAATCAAAAGGATGACGATCAAAAATCGGATCGTTATGTCGCCGATGGGAACCAATTTTGCTAAACTCGATGGCAGTATGAGTGACGATCATCTTTCATATTACAAGGATCGCGCAAGGGGAGGCACTGGACTGATCATTCTTGAAAATGTCTGTTTGGATTTTCCGATGGGGTCTAACGGCACTACTCAGCTGAGGATGGACAACGACCAGTTTATCCCGGGCCTTTATAAATTTACGGAAACAATGCATGCTTATGGTGCCTGTGTTTCTGTGCAGATTAACCATGCCGGAGCTTCCGCCTATCCTGGCCGATTGAACGGCATCCAACCCGTTTCAGCATCGACTATCCCTTCAAAATCCGGGGGCGCCGTTCCACGATCACTGACGAAAGACGAGATACTGGAGATCGTTAAAAAGTATGGTGAAGCGGCACATCGCGCGCAGCGGGCCGGATTTGACTGTATCGAAATTCATGCCGGCCACTCCTACCTGCTCAGTCAGTTCTTGTCCCCCGTATACAATCAACGGACGGATGAATTTGGTGGAAACCCGGAGAATCGCTCCCGTTTCACGCGGCTGGTTATCAATGAAGTCCGTCGGCAGGTTGGCCCTCATTTTCCAATCGCACTGCGTTTCGGTGCTGAAGAGTTCGTCGAGGGAGGCAATACGTTGGAAGATACGCTGGAGCTGCTGGAATTTCTGACTGATGAAATTGACATTTTGAATGTATCTGCAGCACTGAATGATTCGATCCAATATCAGATCGATGAGATGTCGCTTGAAGACGGCTGGCGCGCGTACATGGCCGAAGCAGTTAAAAAAAAATTTAACAAAATCACCGTCACATCCGGAAATATACGGACACCGGGCATTGCCGAGAAGATTATTGAAAGTGGGCAGGCAGATCTGATCGCGATCGGACGTGGACTGCTGGCTGAACCCTACTGGGTCAATAAAGTCCGGTACGGGCAGGAAATGCTGATGAGAAAATGCATTTCATGCAATATCGGCTGCGCGGATAATAGAATCGCCCAGTCGAAACCCATTCGCTGCACGATTAATCCGGATCTGATCCACGGCGATGATTATAAACAATATCAGGTCAGCCGTCCAGTGCGCGTGACGGTGATCGGCGGCGGGACGGCAGGACTGGAGGCCGCATGCACGGCGGCGGAAGTCGGCTGTGATGTCCATTTGTTTGAGGCAAAGAGCTATCTCGGCGGACTGGCACGCGAGATTTCGAGATTGCCGGATAAGCGGCGTATCGCTGATTTTCCGGATTACCTGGAGAAAAGGGCGGATCGTTTGCCTAACCTGACAGTCTCATTGAATACTAGGGCTGATCTCGAAGCCATTAAACAGACCCGGCCGGACATTGTGGTCACCGCGAGCGGTGCAAAACCGCTTCTTCCGCCAATTCCCGGGTTGCATGAAGAATTAGGGAAAAACGACCGACATATATTCTCTGTTTTTGATCTTCTGGCCGACCTTCCGAAATTCAGCCTGTTCGAAGGCAAGACCATCGTTATTGTCGGAGGAGGCGCTGTCGGCCTGGATGTTGCTGAATATTTTGCAAAGCGCGGTGCAGGATCGGTATCAATTATTGAAATGCTGCCTGTGCTGGGGAAAGATCTCGATCTGGTCACGCGTGTGTCAATGATGGCGATGCTTGAAAAATACAAAGTGAATCAGCACAAGGAAACCGCACTGGTTAAAGTGAAGGCCGATCATTTCAATGTGAAAAAAGGTTCGGAGGAGACACAGATTCCATTTGACTATGGTTTTATCTGCTTGGGAATGCGTTCTTTCAACCCCTTGGCTGATGAACTGGGAACCTACTGCCGCGGAAATAGAATTGAATCTGTCACGATAGGCGACAGCAAAGCGGCACGCAGGCTGATTAACGGAACGAGAGAGGCAAGAGACATCCTTAAAACGATCAAAAAGGTCGACGCTCTGAAAACCGGTTCTCCTGTTGCAATCTGA
- a CDS encoding mannitol-1-phosphate 5-dehydrogenase: MKTVIHFGAGNIGRGFIGGLFAESGYHVTFVDIADPIINALNEKSAYRVRTASEPQQIFEIHNVSGINNKEHPDEVVEAIKDATFITTAIGPKVLSFIAPLIAQGLSERLKISDEKVYVIACENQINATDLLKNDILEYLDQETVRKLTGRVYFLNSAVDRIVPLQHNEELLDVLVEDYHEWIVESSTPIPEVKGMQTVSDLAPYIERKLFTVNTGHAVTAYLGYLAGKKKIHEVLHDPDIYQDVKGAIKETGAYLIKRYGFEPSVHEKYVEKILHRFQNPMLNDDVTRVGRSPLRKLGPQDRLIKPSVEAEKFGLSFNYLAKAIAACLRFDVKTDSEAVELQQKLRESGVTGVLLDVCGLEKDDPITLAVAGQFEQVKAANQ, translated from the coding sequence ATGAAAACCGTTATACATTTTGGAGCAGGTAATATTGGAAGGGGTTTCATCGGCGGACTGTTTGCTGAATCCGGTTATCATGTAACGTTTGTTGATATCGCCGACCCGATCATCAATGCACTGAATGAGAAGAGCGCTTATCGTGTCAGAACGGCTTCCGAGCCTCAGCAGATCTTTGAAATCCACAATGTCTCCGGCATCAATAACAAAGAGCATCCGGACGAAGTTGTTGAAGCAATTAAAGATGCTACATTTATCACGACAGCGATTGGTCCGAAAGTATTGTCATTTATTGCGCCACTGATCGCACAGGGATTGTCGGAGCGGCTGAAAATATCCGATGAAAAGGTTTATGTGATCGCCTGTGAGAATCAGATTAATGCAACCGATTTGTTGAAAAATGATATTCTCGAATATCTGGATCAGGAAACGGTGCGGAAATTAACGGGCAGAGTCTATTTTCTGAATTCAGCGGTCGACCGGATCGTTCCTCTGCAGCATAATGAAGAACTGCTGGACGTATTGGTTGAAGACTATCATGAATGGATCGTTGAGTCTTCCACTCCGATACCGGAAGTCAAAGGCATGCAGACAGTTTCCGATCTTGCTCCTTACATTGAGAGAAAACTCTTCACGGTTAATACGGGTCATGCGGTGACAGCTTATCTGGGTTATCTGGCCGGAAAAAAGAAAATTCATGAAGTGCTGCACGATCCGGACATTTATCAGGATGTCAAAGGGGCGATCAAAGAAACCGGTGCCTATCTGATCAAACGATACGGATTCGAGCCTTCCGTCCATGAAAAATACGTTGAAAAGATTCTGCATCGTTTCCAGAATCCAATGCTTAACGACGACGTGACGCGTGTCGGCCGTTCACCGCTTCGCAAACTAGGCCCTCAGGACCGTTTGATCAAACCGTCCGTCGAAGCGGAGAAGTTCGGTTTATCATTCAATTATCTGGCGAAAGCGATCGCAGCCTGTCTCAGATTTGATGTGAAGACGGACAGCGAAGCCGTTGAATTACAGCAGAAGCTACGCGAAAGTGGAGTAACCGGTGTCCTTCTCGACGTCTGCGGTCTTGAAAAAGATGATCCGATCACATTGGCTGTTGCCGGTCAGTTTGAACAGGTAAAAGCGGCTAATCAATAA
- a CDS encoding LysR family transcriptional regulator: MNLKQLYYFLDLAETEHYTNSSERLSISQPTLSHAIALLEHELGVLLFEKQGRNIRLTKYGKIFLPYVQNALGELQKGKMTLENLIDPHSGIIELAFIYTMGASFVPEMVGQFSGREEQRQVRFNFYQGTTHNVLQKVTDESCELAICSYVPDHPEISFIPVYKEELVLITAKNHPLARFDQVDLEQTLPYPYVFFSKSSGLYPLIHDTLKALHIHPKMACIVEEDLAMAGLVSINYGIAIIPKIKALATFDVKILKITNKIPARMIYLAYLKNHYMSPAALAFKNFLTRYKKLTIH, translated from the coding sequence ATGAATTTAAAACAACTCTATTACTTCCTGGATCTTGCTGAAACAGAGCATTATACAAATTCCTCCGAACGGCTGAGCATCTCACAGCCGACACTCAGTCACGCGATTGCGCTGCTTGAGCATGAGCTGGGCGTCCTCCTGTTTGAAAAGCAGGGCCGCAATATCCGTTTAACAAAATATGGGAAAATTTTTCTTCCTTACGTTCAGAACGCATTGGGTGAACTTCAGAAGGGAAAAATGACTCTTGAAAATTTAATCGATCCGCATTCCGGAATCATCGAACTGGCTTTTATCTATACAATGGGTGCCTCCTTCGTCCCGGAAATGGTTGGTCAGTTTTCCGGAAGGGAAGAGCAGCGGCAAGTCCGTTTCAATTTTTATCAGGGGACAACCCATAACGTGCTACAAAAAGTGACCGATGAATCCTGTGAACTGGCTATCTGCTCCTATGTTCCGGATCATCCGGAAATTTCGTTTATTCCGGTTTACAAGGAAGAACTGGTTCTGATTACAGCAAAGAACCATCCGCTGGCCAGATTTGACCAGGTCGACCTGGAACAGACTTTGCCCTACCCCTATGTATTTTTCAGCAAGAGCAGCGGGCTCTACCCTCTGATTCACGACACGCTTAAAGCGTTACATATTCATCCGAAAATGGCCTGCATCGTTGAAGAAGACCTGGCGATGGCCGGACTAGTCTCAATCAACTACGGTATTGCTATCATACCGAAAATCAAAGCTTTGGCTACATTTGATGTGAAGATTCTGAAGATCACCAACAAAATACCGGCACGAATGATTTACCTCGCCTATCTGAAGAATCATTACATGAGCCCGGCTGCACTGGCTTTTAAAAATTTTCTTACTCGCTATAAAAAGTTGACGATCCACTAA